In a single window of the Cumulibacter soli genome:
- a CDS encoding LLM class F420-dependent oxidoreductase, with product MDFRIFTEPQQGASYDDMLSVARASEDLGFDAFFRSDHYLVMGGGDGLPGPTDAMVTLAGLARDTTTIRLGTLVCSATFRLPGVQAIAAAQIDEMSAGRLELGMGTGWYEQEHAAYGIPFAPLGERFDVLEEQLAILTGLWRTPTGEKFSFAGQHYTLTDSPALPKPVQDGGVPIIVGGGGKRRTPMLAAKYAAEFNRVFVPIDEIIEQFARVGAACDEIGRDRSSLTLSAGMVACIGRTESDVARRAAAIGRDVSELRENGFAGSPEEVADKIGQLRDGGAQRIYFQILDLSDLDHLEVIASDLMSKF from the coding sequence ATGGACTTCCGGATCTTCACTGAACCGCAGCAAGGTGCCTCCTACGACGACATGCTGAGTGTGGCGCGCGCCAGCGAGGACCTCGGGTTCGACGCCTTCTTCCGCTCCGACCACTACCTGGTGATGGGTGGCGGTGACGGCCTCCCCGGTCCGACGGACGCCATGGTGACCCTCGCCGGTCTCGCCCGTGACACCACCACAATCCGCCTCGGCACGCTGGTGTGCTCCGCGACCTTCCGGCTGCCTGGTGTGCAGGCCATCGCGGCAGCGCAGATCGACGAGATGTCCGCTGGGCGCCTTGAGTTGGGTATGGGCACCGGCTGGTACGAACAAGAACATGCGGCGTACGGCATTCCGTTCGCCCCGCTAGGTGAACGGTTCGACGTCCTCGAAGAGCAGCTCGCGATCCTCACGGGCCTGTGGCGCACGCCGACCGGCGAGAAATTCAGCTTCGCCGGACAGCACTACACGCTGACCGACTCCCCAGCGCTACCCAAGCCGGTCCAGGACGGTGGCGTGCCGATCATCGTCGGTGGCGGCGGCAAGCGGCGTACGCCGATGCTCGCAGCGAAGTACGCTGCCGAGTTCAACCGAGTGTTCGTGCCGATCGACGAGATCATCGAGCAGTTCGCCCGGGTCGGCGCCGCCTGTGACGAGATCGGGCGGGATCGATCCAGCCTGACCCTGTCGGCCGGAATGGTGGCGTGCATTGGGCGCACTGAGTCCGACGTTGCGCGGCGTGCGGCGGCGATCGGGCGGGACGTCTCCGAGCTGCGTGAGAACGGATTTGCCGGTAGCCCGGAGGAAGTGGCCGACAAGATCGGCCAGCTGCGCGACGGCGGCGCGCAGCGGATCTATTTCCAGATCCTCGATCTGTCGGACCTCGACCATCTCGAGGTCATCGCCTCTGATCTAATGTCCAAATTCTAG
- a CDS encoding cyclase family protein, translating to MTLPSYDELPVGPAGGRLGWHVFGQDDQIGLINLLTPERIAAAATLVKRGATFPLDQPLGTYDPALTATRGNPAHNVVSGRGELTFDDFYDNFYPQGGSQWDSLAHVAHLPGQFYNGATGDQIRARERNTIDHVARHGVAGRAVVLDIPATLAKLGVDYDPGSSFEITAEHLAAAAEHGQITHQPGDFVLMYTGFEEYYAGLDQAARDTLPQNLKTPGLAHSEETARYLWNIHATSIASDNFAVEAWPAKFGKENAPFGFIHQMLIGSFGMALGELWHLRELVADCRESGVYEGLLVSAPFVAPGGIGSTANTVVLK from the coding sequence ATGACACTTCCTTCGTACGACGAACTGCCAGTTGGCCCCGCCGGCGGACGCCTGGGCTGGCATGTATTCGGCCAGGACGACCAGATCGGTCTCATCAACTTGCTCACGCCCGAGCGCATTGCGGCTGCGGCGACGCTCGTCAAGCGTGGCGCAACGTTCCCGCTCGACCAGCCCCTGGGCACCTACGACCCTGCGCTCACTGCGACCCGCGGGAATCCCGCCCACAATGTGGTCAGCGGACGCGGCGAACTCACATTCGACGACTTCTACGACAACTTCTACCCGCAGGGTGGCAGCCAGTGGGATTCGCTGGCTCACGTAGCGCACCTACCCGGCCAGTTCTACAACGGCGCCACGGGCGACCAGATCCGCGCACGAGAGCGCAACACCATTGACCATGTTGCGCGGCATGGCGTCGCCGGTCGAGCCGTCGTCCTCGACATCCCTGCCACACTGGCGAAGTTGGGCGTGGACTACGACCCAGGCTCAAGTTTCGAAATCACCGCCGAGCACCTAGCCGCCGCGGCCGAACACGGGCAGATCACCCACCAGCCTGGAGATTTCGTGCTGATGTACACCGGATTCGAGGAGTACTACGCCGGGCTCGACCAAGCTGCGCGTGACACGCTCCCGCAGAACCTGAAGACCCCCGGATTGGCGCATAGCGAAGAGACTGCGCGCTACCTGTGGAACATCCACGCCACCTCGATCGCCTCGGACAACTTCGCGGTCGAAGCATGGCCCGCGAAGTTCGGCAAGGAGAATGCGCCGTTCGGGTTTATTCACCAGATGCTGATCGGCAGCTTCGGCATGGCGCTAGGCGAGTTGTGGCACCTGCGCGAACTGGTCGCCGACTGCCGCGAGAGCGGGGTCTACGAAGGCCTACTGGTCAGCGCGCCGTTTGTAGCTCCCGGCGGTATCGGCTCAACCGCGAATACTGTCGTTCTCAAGTAG
- a CDS encoding gluconokinase, protein MRADSIRQSAPRIVVMGVSGCGKSTIGEALGQLLGLPFADADDFHSAANIAKMTGGTSLTDVNRWPWLDAVGQWLGEHDSGAVVACSALRSTYRDRIRTHCPDAYFVHLAGPIVLAVRRVGARRDHYMPSTLVGSQYDTLEALHDEESGTTISFDQPRDAVLEELLVVLNGGARP, encoded by the coding sequence ATGCGCGCCGATTCGATCCGGCAGTCGGCTCCGCGGATCGTCGTAATGGGCGTGAGCGGGTGCGGTAAGAGCACCATCGGCGAAGCCCTCGGACAGCTGCTTGGCCTACCGTTCGCGGACGCCGACGATTTCCACTCCGCAGCAAATATCGCGAAGATGACCGGGGGCACCTCGCTCACCGACGTAAACCGCTGGCCGTGGCTCGACGCCGTCGGCCAGTGGCTAGGCGAGCACGACAGCGGCGCAGTGGTTGCGTGTTCAGCCTTACGCTCGACCTACCGCGACCGAATCCGAACGCATTGCCCCGATGCGTACTTCGTGCACCTGGCCGGGCCGATCGTCCTGGCCGTGCGGCGCGTCGGCGCGCGTCGTGATCACTACATGCCGTCGACGCTCGTCGGGTCGCAGTACGACACACTCGAGGCGCTGCACGACGAAGAGTCCGGCACCACCATCTCCTTCGATCAACCCCGTGACGCCGTACTCGAGGAGTTGCTGGTGGTGCTCAACGGTGGGGCGCGACCGTAG
- a CDS encoding TIGR00645 family protein produces the protein MSQQPATTSTVPPNRHWLTKFVGSTIFVSRWLQAPLYLGLIVAQAVYVILFWKDLIHLIQDFSTLNEEDIMLIVLGLVDVVMIANLLIMVIIGGYETFVSRINMRGHPDEPEWLSHVNPNVLKVKLAMSIIGISSIHLLKTFIEAHDIPGEVMMWQTLIHMAFILSAIGLAWIDRMSQAPARPSDHDTSSQH, from the coding sequence GTGTCCCAGCAACCCGCGACTACCTCCACAGTTCCACCGAATCGCCATTGGCTCACTAAGTTCGTCGGATCGACGATCTTCGTCAGCCGCTGGCTACAGGCCCCGCTCTACCTGGGCCTGATCGTCGCTCAAGCCGTCTACGTGATCCTGTTCTGGAAAGACCTGATCCATCTGATTCAGGACTTCAGCACCCTCAACGAGGAAGACATCATGTTGATCGTCCTCGGGCTCGTGGACGTCGTGATGATCGCCAATCTGCTCATCATGGTGATTATTGGCGGCTACGAGACCTTCGTGTCGCGGATCAACATGCGTGGGCACCCTGACGAGCCCGAATGGCTCTCGCACGTGAACCCGAACGTGCTCAAGGTGAAACTGGCGATGTCGATCATCGGTATCTCCTCGATCCACCTGCTCAAGACCTTCATCGAGGCCCATGACATCCCCGGCGAAGTCATGATGTGGCAGACGCTCATCCATATGGCGTTCATCCTCTCGGCCATCGGTCTGGCCTGGATCGACCGGATGAGTCAGGCCCCGGCCAGGCCATCGGATCACGACACCTCGTCGCAGCACTAA
- a CDS encoding acyclic terpene utilization AtuA family protein — translation MSARAVRIGSFSGYLGDRFTGLHESVTGDPVDAVIGDYLAEFTLAQLAAVGRTGKSGYVEFFVEQVKDNLADIARSGAKVVTNAGGFDPAGLAAQLRVLCADEGVDLKIAHIEGDNVLDKIADLQAAGAKFDNLDSGEPLTSWGYDPVAANAYLGGWGIAAALADGADIVVCGRVTDASLVTGVAAWWHDWKIDDWDALARAVVAGHLIECGGHTTGGNFSGFTAIPDMTAPGFPIAEIAADGTTVITKHERDGGAVLPDTVTAQILYEIQGVRYLNPDVTVHLDDITLTKVGKDRVEVGGITGSPPPETTKVAMFAPVGYKITNTVYATSPNVAAKVELMRAQVGHGKPAGVHLEVQPLGVPATDPQNQWEATVAVRFMGIAKTAEELVEFDMARRLGALFLQSIPGFFTDALTPFNKKPSAQIDYWPALLPMREVPHTVVYADGRREVMQVPPHRTEPVVQPVHPEPTQQALSGETATIELGQLVYARCGDKGGNSNIGVWSRDPEIWKWLRSALSTDEIRRLIPEVKDLDIVRHELDGIQAVHFVLKGMLGTGGSSNTRVDQIGKAIGEYMRSRHVVVPADVAKRHVQEVTAADL, via the coding sequence ATGTCAGCACGAGCTGTGCGGATCGGCAGCTTTTCCGGATATTTAGGCGATCGATTCACTGGGCTGCACGAGTCGGTCACCGGTGATCCGGTCGACGCGGTGATTGGTGATTACCTGGCCGAGTTCACCCTCGCGCAACTCGCCGCGGTCGGACGAACCGGCAAGTCCGGGTATGTCGAGTTTTTCGTCGAGCAGGTGAAGGACAACCTCGCGGACATCGCTCGTAGCGGCGCAAAGGTAGTCACCAATGCGGGTGGATTTGACCCTGCCGGGCTCGCCGCGCAGCTTCGGGTGCTGTGCGCTGACGAGGGCGTGGATCTGAAGATAGCGCACATCGAGGGCGATAACGTGCTCGACAAGATTGCAGATCTCCAGGCGGCCGGTGCGAAGTTCGACAACCTCGATTCTGGCGAACCGCTGACCAGTTGGGGCTACGACCCGGTTGCCGCCAACGCATACCTGGGCGGATGGGGGATTGCCGCGGCGCTCGCCGATGGCGCGGACATCGTCGTCTGCGGACGCGTGACAGACGCTTCGCTCGTCACCGGTGTCGCGGCGTGGTGGCACGACTGGAAGATCGATGACTGGGACGCGCTGGCCCGTGCCGTTGTTGCCGGCCACTTGATCGAGTGTGGTGGGCATACGACCGGTGGTAACTTCTCGGGTTTCACCGCGATCCCGGACATGACCGCACCTGGTTTCCCGATCGCCGAGATCGCCGCAGACGGTACGACAGTGATTACCAAACATGAGCGCGATGGCGGTGCGGTACTGCCGGACACCGTCACGGCGCAGATCCTGTATGAAATCCAGGGCGTGCGGTACCTCAACCCTGATGTCACCGTGCACTTGGACGACATCACGCTGACGAAGGTCGGTAAGGACCGGGTCGAGGTGGGCGGCATCACCGGCTCGCCGCCGCCGGAAACCACCAAGGTCGCGATGTTCGCCCCGGTGGGCTACAAAATCACCAATACGGTGTACGCGACGTCGCCGAACGTCGCGGCCAAGGTCGAGTTGATGCGGGCGCAGGTCGGCCACGGTAAGCCGGCCGGCGTACACCTGGAGGTCCAGCCGCTGGGAGTCCCGGCGACGGACCCGCAGAATCAGTGGGAGGCGACTGTCGCCGTCCGCTTCATGGGGATCGCGAAGACCGCCGAGGAGCTCGTCGAGTTCGACATGGCCCGGCGGCTGGGAGCGCTGTTCTTACAGAGCATCCCAGGTTTCTTCACCGATGCGCTGACGCCGTTCAACAAGAAGCCGTCGGCGCAGATCGACTACTGGCCGGCGTTGTTACCGATGCGCGAGGTTCCACACACCGTGGTGTACGCCGACGGCCGCCGCGAAGTGATGCAGGTGCCGCCGCACCGCACCGAACCTGTCGTACAGCCCGTTCACCCCGAGCCGACTCAGCAGGCGCTGAGTGGGGAGACCGCCACCATCGAACTCGGCCAACTCGTCTATGCGCGTTGCGGAGACAAGGGTGGCAACAGCAACATCGGTGTGTGGTCACGTGACCCGGAAATCTGGAAGTGGTTGCGGTCGGCGCTGTCGACGGACGAGATCCGCCGGCTGATCCCCGAGGTCAAGGACCTGGACATCGTGCGGCACGAACTGGACGGTATTCAGGCCGTGCACTTCGTCCTCAAGGGAATGTTGGGCACGGGCGGGTCATCGAACACCCGCGTCGACCAAATCGGTAAGGCGATCGGCGAGTACATGCGCTCGCGGCATGTCGTCGTACCGGCGGACGTCGCGAAGCGGCATGTACAGGAGGTGACGGCCGCCGACCTGTGA
- a CDS encoding acyl-CoA dehydrogenase family protein codes for MSVNTGMGGENPQDELNDLRMSDAALPLFNKIKAFIKDTVDPMYEEYVKLGEGHADRWTFAPGQLEVLQKAKDKAKAEGLWNFFLPDAESGEGLSNLDYAYIATELGKSPLASEATNCSAPDTGNMEVLERVGTPEQKQQWLQPLLDGEIRSAYVMTEPGVASSDAKNIETTAVLENGEWVINGEKFYISGAGDPRCKIMIVMVRTNDDGAKGKNHSQILVPMDTPGVEIIEPMRVFGADHAPRGHMHMRFNNVRVPEANMLLGEGRGFEISQVRLGPGRIHHCMRTLGKAELALDLMVKRGNSRTAFGQPLAKLGGNLEKISRARIEIESMRMLVLKAAKAMDVLGNKEARVWISMAKAVVPAKTCQIIDESMQIHGAAGISHWFPLSDLYADVRHLRFADGPDEVHHMVVGRHELSLH; via the coding sequence ATGAGCGTCAACACCGGAATGGGCGGGGAAAACCCGCAGGACGAACTCAACGACCTACGCATGTCGGACGCGGCGTTGCCACTGTTCAACAAGATCAAGGCCTTCATCAAGGACACCGTTGACCCGATGTACGAGGAGTACGTCAAGCTCGGCGAAGGTCACGCCGACCGCTGGACGTTCGCGCCCGGTCAGCTCGAGGTGCTGCAGAAGGCTAAGGACAAGGCGAAGGCAGAAGGCCTGTGGAACTTCTTCCTTCCGGACGCCGAGAGCGGCGAGGGTCTGTCGAACCTCGACTACGCCTACATCGCCACCGAACTCGGCAAGAGCCCGCTGGCCTCGGAGGCAACCAACTGCTCCGCGCCGGACACCGGCAACATGGAGGTCCTCGAGCGCGTTGGTACGCCGGAGCAGAAGCAGCAGTGGCTGCAGCCGCTGCTCGACGGTGAGATCCGCTCGGCATACGTGATGACTGAGCCGGGTGTCGCCTCCTCGGACGCGAAGAACATCGAGACCACCGCTGTCCTCGAGAACGGCGAGTGGGTCATCAACGGCGAGAAGTTCTACATCTCCGGCGCCGGCGACCCGCGTTGCAAGATCATGATCGTCATGGTTCGCACCAACGATGATGGCGCGAAGGGCAAGAACCACTCGCAGATCCTCGTGCCGATGGACACGCCCGGCGTCGAGATCATCGAGCCGATGCGCGTCTTCGGTGCCGACCACGCGCCGCGCGGTCACATGCACATGCGCTTCAACAACGTGCGCGTGCCTGAGGCCAACATGCTGCTCGGTGAGGGCCGCGGGTTCGAGATCTCCCAGGTCCGCCTGGGCCCGGGTCGCATCCACCACTGCATGCGTACCCTCGGCAAGGCTGAGCTCGCGCTCGACCTGATGGTCAAGCGCGGCAACTCGCGTACCGCGTTCGGTCAGCCGCTGGCCAAGCTCGGTGGCAACCTCGAGAAGATCTCGCGTGCTCGCATCGAGATCGAGTCGATGCGGATGCTGGTCCTCAAGGCTGCCAAGGCCATGGACGTGCTCGGCAACAAGGAAGCTCGCGTGTGGATCTCGATGGCCAAGGCCGTCGTCCCGGCGAAGACCTGCCAGATCATCGACGAGTCCATGCAGATTCACGGTGCTGCGGGCATCTCGCACTGGTTCCCGCTGTCCGATCTGTACGCCGACGTGCGCCACCTGCGCTTCGCGGATGGACCGGACGAGGTCCACCACATGGTGGTCGGCCGTCACGAGCTGTCGCTGCACTAA
- a CDS encoding bifunctional 3'-5' exonuclease/DNA polymerase has product MNPVVGVDQDGDPWLHVDGRTRSITPSVITDIERAERPRWVIPSVATAYPLLRSAGIRVDRCYDLAHAAAILAAYDGRRPDPIIAPDDVPTLFRSGDAPDPGAAAAHQYREQQAQLQASGHSGELGLLIAIDSVGALLAVEMTEAGIPWDIAVHESLLAQALGDRPRGGGRPPKMVDLAAQIDTAFGRSVNPDSPQDLLTAFSRDGIELASTSKWFLRSVKHPAVSPLLRYKELSRLHTAHGWSWLREWVHEGRFRPGYVPAGVVTGRWAARGGGALQIPKQLRTAVVADDGRLLVVADAAQLEPRILAAMSGDPGMVRAAGADDMYEALAAEAFGGDRARAKVGLLGAMYGQVGGGAARPLQVLRARYPRALRLLETAAETGERGGLVRTHLGRTSPGRTERDPSPAQERARGRFTRNFVVQGTAAEWAVSMLGILRGRLFTAYGDSDSARIVFFQHDEVMVHCTAELADEVIAHIEASAAAATTLLFGDTEVVFGLDVRAARTYAEAH; this is encoded by the coding sequence ATGAATCCGGTGGTAGGGGTGGACCAGGACGGCGATCCTTGGCTGCACGTCGACGGTAGGACCCGGTCGATCACCCCCTCGGTGATCACCGATATCGAGCGCGCTGAGCGTCCGCGTTGGGTCATACCGTCGGTGGCAACGGCCTACCCACTGCTGCGCTCCGCAGGGATCCGCGTCGATCGGTGTTACGACCTCGCGCACGCCGCGGCGATCCTGGCGGCGTACGACGGACGGCGACCCGACCCCATCATCGCTCCCGATGACGTGCCGACGTTGTTTCGCTCCGGTGATGCGCCCGATCCCGGCGCCGCGGCCGCGCACCAGTACCGCGAGCAGCAGGCACAACTGCAGGCAAGCGGGCATTCCGGGGAGCTCGGGCTATTGATCGCGATCGACAGCGTCGGCGCCCTCCTGGCCGTGGAAATGACCGAGGCCGGGATTCCCTGGGACATCGCGGTACACGAGTCCCTGCTCGCGCAGGCACTCGGCGATCGGCCACGTGGCGGTGGACGGCCACCGAAGATGGTCGATCTCGCCGCGCAGATTGATACCGCGTTCGGGCGGTCAGTCAATCCCGATTCGCCACAGGACCTGCTGACGGCGTTCTCTCGAGATGGCATCGAACTCGCCTCGACCAGCAAGTGGTTCCTGAGGTCGGTAAAGCATCCCGCCGTTTCCCCGCTGTTGCGTTACAAGGAACTGTCCCGCCTGCATACCGCTCACGGCTGGTCCTGGCTGCGGGAGTGGGTGCACGAGGGCCGCTTCCGGCCGGGATATGTACCCGCGGGCGTCGTGACCGGGCGGTGGGCGGCACGCGGGGGTGGCGCATTGCAGATCCCGAAACAGTTGCGCACTGCGGTGGTAGCCGACGACGGGCGACTGCTGGTGGTCGCGGATGCCGCGCAACTCGAGCCGCGGATCTTGGCCGCGATGTCGGGTGACCCCGGCATGGTGCGTGCCGCCGGAGCCGACGACATGTACGAGGCGCTGGCCGCCGAGGCATTCGGCGGCGACCGCGCCCGGGCCAAGGTCGGGTTACTCGGCGCGATGTACGGCCAGGTGGGCGGCGGCGCCGCGCGGCCGCTGCAGGTACTACGGGCCCGCTATCCACGCGCGCTTCGGTTGCTGGAGACAGCCGCGGAGACCGGCGAACGCGGCGGACTCGTGCGCACCCACCTCGGTCGAACCTCACCGGGACGCACCGAACGCGACCCCAGCCCCGCGCAGGAACGCGCCCGGGGGCGGTTCACCCGCAATTTCGTCGTCCAAGGCACTGCCGCCGAGTGGGCAGTATCGATGCTGGGCATTCTGCGTGGCCGGCTGTTTACGGCGTACGGCGACAGCGACTCGGCCCGGATCGTGTTCTTCCAGCACGACGAAGTGATGGTGCATTGCACCGCCGAGCTGGCCGACGAAGTGATCGCGCACATCGAGGCGTCGGCGGCGGCTGCGACAACATTGCTGTTCGGTGACACCGAGGTCGTGTTCGGACTCGACGTCCGCGCCGCACGCACGTACGCCGAAGCGCATTAG
- a CDS encoding DUF445 domain-containing protein, giving the protein MSNDLFTEPVSAASFGGMTDAQRLAGLRKMKLIATGLLVFAAVVFVVCVIWQSNGAPAWVGYVKATAEASMVGALADWFAVTALFRHPMGVPVPHTAIIPSKKDSLGESLGEFVQGNFLTGTVLTDKLRQVDVSHRIGEYIGDPDNARKLGNNLGHALEVGAEIMNDDDVHDAFDNIVVKRVRSTSAAPLVAKLIDVAVEGGNHQHMMTAGLKALSTFLEENRAVFRLKVAQESPDWVPSFVDDRIFEKMFNGVQSFITDVSEDENHQLRNDFDARIREYAEQLRTDPEAAAKIDAIKLDVLDHPAVRNWSQTAWATIKTQIIDMANDPESDLRQSVDGTIARTGRLLQTDEALRAKVNGWIERAVLYVVEQYKDDIADLISGTVARWDTKETSRKIETLVGRDLQFIRINGTVIGALAGLLIYTFAQLIG; this is encoded by the coding sequence GTGAGCAATGACCTATTCACCGAACCGGTGAGCGCGGCGTCCTTCGGCGGCATGACTGACGCACAACGCCTCGCCGGACTGCGGAAGATGAAACTGATCGCCACCGGGCTGCTGGTGTTCGCCGCCGTGGTCTTCGTCGTGTGCGTGATCTGGCAGAGCAATGGCGCTCCCGCGTGGGTCGGGTACGTGAAGGCGACCGCGGAAGCCTCGATGGTCGGTGCGCTGGCTGACTGGTTCGCGGTCACCGCACTGTTCCGCCACCCGATGGGCGTTCCGGTTCCGCATACCGCGATCATCCCCAGCAAGAAGGACTCGCTGGGCGAATCGTTAGGTGAGTTCGTCCAGGGCAACTTCCTCACCGGAACGGTGCTGACCGACAAACTTCGTCAGGTCGACGTCTCACACCGGATCGGCGAATATATAGGAGATCCCGACAACGCCCGCAAACTCGGTAACAACCTCGGCCACGCGCTGGAGGTTGGCGCAGAGATCATGAACGACGACGACGTACACGACGCGTTCGACAACATCGTCGTGAAGCGGGTGCGCTCGACCTCCGCTGCCCCGCTCGTGGCGAAACTGATCGACGTGGCCGTCGAGGGCGGCAACCACCAGCACATGATGACGGCCGGGCTCAAGGCGCTCTCGACCTTCCTGGAAGAAAACCGTGCCGTGTTCCGGCTCAAGGTCGCGCAGGAGTCGCCCGACTGGGTGCCGTCGTTCGTCGACGACCGCATCTTCGAGAAAATGTTCAACGGAGTCCAGTCATTCATCACGGACGTGTCCGAGGATGAGAATCACCAACTGCGTAACGATTTCGATGCGCGGATCCGGGAGTACGCCGAACAACTGCGCACCGATCCCGAGGCCGCAGCGAAGATCGATGCGATCAAGCTCGACGTCCTCGATCACCCTGCCGTACGCAACTGGTCGCAGACCGCGTGGGCCACGATCAAGACGCAGATCATCGATATGGCCAACGATCCCGAGTCCGATCTGCGGCAGAGCGTCGATGGCACCATCGCTCGTACTGGTCGGCTACTGCAGACTGATGAGGCGTTGCGCGCGAAGGTCAACGGTTGGATCGAACGCGCCGTGCTTTATGTCGTCGAGCAATACAAGGACGACATCGCCGATCTGATCTCCGGCACCGTCGCTCGCTGGGACACCAAGGAGACCTCGCGCAAGATCGAGACCCTGGTCGGCCGCGATCTGCAGTTCATCCGGATCAACGGCACCGTAATCGGCGCCCTGGCCGGCCTGCTGATCTACACTTTCGCCCAACTCATCGGCTAA
- a CDS encoding CoA-binding protein → MRLLDEVKSIAIVGVSDKPSRASYFVASYLLGTGQYDVYFVNPMLSELLGQPVYPSLSALPVVPDLVDVFRKPADIPGVLDEAIAIGAKAFWLQLGLWDEVSAQRAEEAGMRVVMDRCTKIEHARFHGGLHFAGFDTGVLSSKRQKT, encoded by the coding sequence ATGCGGCTGCTTGATGAGGTGAAGTCGATCGCGATCGTGGGCGTGTCCGATAAGCCATCGCGCGCGTCGTATTTCGTTGCGTCGTACCTGCTGGGCACGGGACAGTACGACGTGTACTTCGTGAATCCGATGCTGAGCGAATTGCTCGGGCAGCCGGTGTACCCGTCGTTGAGCGCTCTACCTGTCGTGCCCGACCTCGTCGACGTGTTCCGTAAGCCCGCCGATATCCCGGGTGTGTTGGACGAGGCGATCGCGATCGGCGCGAAGGCGTTCTGGCTACAACTCGGGCTGTGGGACGAAGTGTCGGCGCAGCGGGCCGAGGAAGCCGGGATGCGCGTGGTGATGGATCGCTGCACCAAGATCGAGCACGCGCGCTTTCATGGTGGACTGCACTTTGCTGGATTCGATACGGGAGTGCTTTCCAGCAAACGCCAGAAGACCTGA